One Archangium violaceum genomic window, GGATGATGGGCGACTCAGCCGCCGGCACGCGCGCGAGCGCAGAGGAGGAGAAGTACACGCTGGCCGACAGGGCGATAGCGCCGTGGCTCGACAAGCTCGTGGCCGAGCTGAACCACGGGCTCGTCCCGCGCGTCGACCCGGACGCGGTGCTCATCGCGGATGACCCGCGCCCAGAGTCCTGGGAGCGCACCTTCAAGGTTGTGACGTCGGCACCGAACGAAGGCGTCACCTGGAACGAGGTGCGCGCCTTGGGAGGGCTCCCGCCGGACCCGGAGCTCGAAGGGAAGCGCCCGCGCCCGCTGCCTGGGGCCCAGCCCGTGCTCGACACGCCAGCTACCCCCAGCAACCCGCCGCCGCCCCGCAGCGACGCCGAGCGCAGGTAGCCGCCGCTTCTCTTCATCATGCTCATCAGCGGCTGTTACCTGGACAGATTAGGCATTGAGCGCACCTCGGCGGTCGAACGCGTTGATGCTGCTCGCGACCTCTGGGTCATTCACCGCAAGCACCCCGATGGCCGCAAGGCGTGTCGTCAGATGCGCCGCGGTCTCCAGTTGGACCGCGCCCGGCATGGAGTCGCGCTCTACCGGCGCAAAGGGAGGGGCTGGTGGATGTTGAGCGCGATCCCGGTGAATCGCCGCCAAGGCTGGGTGAGGGTCAGATGAGGACCCGAGGCATCACCCTCAAGCGGATGGAGTCTCCGCCGCGGCTCTCTGTTGCGACGGCGGAGGGGCCCGTGTTCGCAATGCTGGACCCGCCAGGCGTTGACGACGCCCACGGCGACACCATGGACGCCGGAGCGCTACGCCTGCCCGAGGGCGTGAACGAGGTGCCCCTCTATTGGGTGCACTCGTACCACGTAGGCATCGTCCCTGATGCCTCGCCAGAGCAGCGCCTGCCCGTGGGCTCCGCCACCGTCTGGGAAGAAGAGGGGCAGTGGTACTTCGTCCCCTGCTTCAACCTCCTCACGGACCTCTCCCAGAAGGTGAAGGGCGCTGTCGACGCGGGCGACATCGCCGCCTGCAGCATTGGGTACCGGACCGTCCGCGCCACGCCCAACGGCAAGGGCCCCGATGGCAAGGGTGAAGACGTTCACGAGGCGAGGCTGCTCGAGGTGAGCCTTGTCGATGTTGGCGCCAAGGCTGGCGCCGTGAGGATCAAGATGGCCGACGAACCGAAGAAGCCCGAGGAGAAGAAGCCGGAGCCACCAGCCGTCGACATGGCGGACCTCTACACGATGGTGAAGGCCATCCACGCGAAGATGTTCCCGCCCGAGAGCGAGGCGAAACCGCCCGAGTCCGAGGGCAAGGCCACCGAGCCGCCCGCGACGAAGGACGACAAACCTCAGACCGACGTGCCCCAGGACGAGAGCGCCAGCGAGAACGAGGCGCCGCCCAGCACGGAGGACGAGGACCCTGTCACGAAATGGCTGCGCAGCCTCGCCGCGTAACCACCCGCCCCTTCTCCACGACGAACGGACACCTCCCTCTCACACGGAGCCGCGTGCAATGTCTCCCAAACCCCAGCCGTCGCCTGCCAACCCCCAGCCCCCTGCCCCGCCGCCTATCCCTCCTGCGGTGGCCGCCGCCATCGAGCCCATCGTGGTGAAGACCGTTGAGGCGGCGATGGCCTCCCGCGCCGCTGCCGCGCCCGCTGCCCCCACGCCCGTGGTGACCGGAGTGCGTGACCTGCAGATGGACCCGCCCGAGGGGCGGCTCTGGCAGGCCCGCGCGGGCGTGGCCATCAAAATCATCTACCTCGACCGGGCCAAGGCCCTCGGTGTGGCGAAGGGTGAGCACTTCCAGCGCCTGGAGCAGTACGTGACCCGCTGCAAGGCAGTGGGTGCTTTCGCCAGCATCTTCGGCCAGGGCGGTGAGCGCCTCCCCGTGGTGGAGTCCGCCGAGATCATCGAATTCCTGAAGGGGCCGTCGCTCCTCGTCAGCCGGCCGGGACTGCGCAAAGCCTCCGGGTACGGCGGCAAGTTCGTGGTCGGCAGGCAGAACGAGCGCGCGGTCGTGTACTGGGCGGCCGAGGGCGAGCCCGTCGAGAAGACGGAGATCAAGCACGGGCTGATGGAGTTGGGTGCGCACAAGGCCGTGGGCCGGGTAGGCCTCTCCAACGATCTGATGCGTCGTGGGGATTCGTCCGCCTCTGCTGACGTCGGCGCCGAGTTGCAGCAGGAGATGGCTCTGCTCTTCGACAAGGCCGGACTCTTCGGGAAGGGCAACAAGCAGCCGCTGGGCATCCTCGAGGAGGTCGAGAAGGAGATGATCTCCGAGGCCACGGGTGCGCTCTCCGATACCGACGCGACCAAGAAGCTGGCTGACCTCGATAGCCTTCCGGCTGCGCTGGAGAAGAAGAAGCACAAGCTGGATGACTCGGCATTCTACTTCATGCCCAGTGACACCTTCTGGCACTTGCGGGGACTGCGGGATGCGTCCGGGTGGGTGTTCGAGGGACTGCGCGACCTGAAGAACCCGACGATCAACGGGTTCCCGGTGGAGAGAAACCCCGAGCTCCTCTTCGGCTGGGAGCACATCGGATTCGGCCTGGCCTCCCAGCTCTACTTCGGCTCGGCCGCCGAGATGGAGATGACGATCGGCGAGAACGCCAGCGACTTCGTCAACGACATGCAGACGCTGCGGGTGGTGGGCTACGCCGACTGGAAGCTGCGGCACACCACCGCCTTCGCGTTCAAGAAGAAGGTCAAGTACTAACCCGGGCACGCCCCGAGAAGGATGAGACGAGAGATGAACTTCATCGTCAGGAACAACATCGGCGCCGTCGTCAAAACGGACAACCTGGCGCTCGCCCCCGCCGCTCGCTCCGCCGGAACGCGCCAGGGCAGCACCTTCGCTCCCGGGCGCTGGGGGTCGGCGGTGCTGGTCGGCCTCACTGGAGCCACCACCGGCACTCCCACGGGCTTCGAAGTCACCTACGAGGTGGAGACGCGGGACGGCAGCGACACCGATAACGAATGGGTGGCGCTGAAGAACATGGACGGGGCCGCCGTGGAGCTCACGGTGATCCAGGCGTCCAAGGCCGTCGAGTTGGACATCGACTTCCAGTACATCCCCGTGGGACACGACGAGCTGCGGGTGGTGGAGACGGTGAGTTTCACCGACGGCACCACCCCCACCGTGGTGACGGGCGCGCTCCTGGTGCTGGGCGGCTCCTCCACCCTGCCCGTCTGACGCAATACCCACGCAGCCCTCCCGGCCGGGGAGCGCCCCTTTTCTGGGGTGTCTCCCCGTCGCCGTTTCTGGAGGCTGCTCATGGACACCCCCTCCCCCACCATCCCCCTCGTCATCGACTTTTCCAGCCCCAACCGCTCCGCCCGCGAGGAGAACGTGCGCGTGGACACGGTGCTCATCCACCACACGGGCAACGTCAATGGGCGGTGGAGCAACCAAAGTGCGCTCACCTGGCTATGCACCAAGGGCAGCATGGTGTCCGCCCACTACCTCATCACCACGGGCGGAATCGTTTACCGACTCGTCCCCGAGGACCTGAAGGCGTGGCATGCGGGCGAGAGCCACATGCCGTGGGAGGAGCCGAAGAAGGGCGAG contains:
- a CDS encoding phage major capsid protein, whose product is MVKTVEAAMASRAAAAPAAPTPVVTGVRDLQMDPPEGRLWQARAGVAIKIIYLDRAKALGVAKGEHFQRLEQYVTRCKAVGAFASIFGQGGERLPVVESAEIIEFLKGPSLLVSRPGLRKASGYGGKFVVGRQNERAVVYWAAEGEPVEKTEIKHGLMELGAHKAVGRVGLSNDLMRRGDSSASADVGAELQQEMALLFDKAGLFGKGNKQPLGILEEVEKEMISEATGALSDTDATKKLADLDSLPAALEKKKHKLDDSAFYFMPSDTFWHLRGLRDASGWVFEGLRDLKNPTINGFPVERNPELLFGWEHIGFGLASQLYFGSAAEMEMTIGENASDFVNDMQTLRVVGYADWKLRHTTAFAFKKKVKY
- a CDS encoding HK97 family phage prohead protease, yielding MLDPPGVDDAHGDTMDAGALRLPEGVNEVPLYWVHSYHVGIVPDASPEQRLPVGSATVWEEEGQWYFVPCFNLLTDLSQKVKGAVDAGDIAACSIGYRTVRATPNGKGPDGKGEDVHEARLLEVSLVDVGAKAGAVRIKMADEPKKPEEKKPEPPAVDMADLYTMVKAIHAKMFPPESEAKPPESEGKATEPPATKDDKPQTDVPQDESASENEAPPSTEDEDPVTKWLRSLAA